One Acidobacteriota bacterium genomic region harbors:
- a CDS encoding cytochrome c, with amino-acid sequence MPRPMVYLLILLVCLSFVPLAWIARARTRVSSQPRIHIVPDMDSQEKFKAQSASLLFSDGRAMRLPVDGTIAQGELQEDDHYYRGKVGEAFATTFPGQVRVDRALLERGRERYGIYCAPCHGQAGDGDGMVARRAEELGEGTWTPPSNLHDQTVVERPVGHIYNTIANGIRNMPAYGSQVPVADRWAIVAYVRALQRSRRASIDEVPADKRSTLR; translated from the coding sequence ATGCCGAGACCGATGGTCTACCTGTTGATCCTGCTGGTTTGCCTGTCGTTCGTTCCCCTGGCGTGGATCGCCCGGGCGCGGACCCGCGTGTCCTCCCAGCCCCGTATCCACATCGTTCCGGATATGGATTCCCAGGAAAAGTTCAAGGCCCAGTCCGCGAGTTTGCTTTTTTCGGACGGAAGGGCGATGAGGCTGCCCGTCGATGGCACCATCGCCCAGGGTGAGCTGCAAGAGGACGACCACTACTACCGGGGCAAGGTCGGCGAGGCCTTCGCGACGACTTTCCCCGGGCAGGTGCGGGTCGACCGCGCCCTGCTCGAACGGGGAAGAGAGCGCTACGGTATCTACTGCGCCCCGTGCCACGGCCAGGCCGGTGACGGCGACGGCATGGTCGCCCGTCGCGCCGAAGAACTCGGGGAGGGCACCTGGACGCCGCCGTCGAACCTGCACGACCAGACGGTGGTCGAGCGACCCGTGGGGCACATCTACAACACGATCGCCAACGGAATCCGGAACATGCCCGCCTACGGTTCGCAGGTTCCAGTGGCCGATCGCTGGGCCATCGTGGCCTACGTTCGCGCGCTTCAGCGGAGCCGGCGCGCGAGCATCGACGAGGTTCCGGCGGACAAGCGGTCGACTCTCCGCTGA
- a CDS encoding quinol:cytochrome C oxidoreductase has protein sequence MQQITDISRENRFLEGLSARLTLVGLVLGVLGLGAAFGLAQGAEGGMHRLWWSYLVNWVFFLSISLGALGFVLIQHLAKAGWSVVLRRIAEGLAANTLICGLLFVPLYFGLHDLYHWLDAEAVAHDHILQHKAGYLNLDFFLVRVALYFIAWVGGSLFLLRTSIKQDRTGDYRLTQRMEKVSAPLMFVYALTVTLAAFDLLMSLDPHWFSTIFGVYFFAGGFLAFFALLPGIVWWLQGRGRLERAITPEHFQDMGKFMFAFLVFWGYIAFSQFMLIWYGNLPEEIGWYLRREAGTWSDVAWLIVVGHFMLPFVFLMSKHVKRRLPILVLAGLWLLAMHWIELYWIVLPEMNHEAAEVPWSLFDLLCLVGIGGFYLAGWSRLIGKAALVPEKDPRLGESLSFENV, from the coding sequence ATGCAGCAGATCACGGACATCAGCCGGGAAAACCGCTTTCTCGAGGGCTTGTCGGCCCGGCTGACCCTTGTTGGACTGGTTCTCGGCGTGCTGGGCCTGGGGGCGGCGTTCGGCCTGGCCCAGGGCGCTGAAGGGGGGATGCACCGCCTGTGGTGGTCCTACCTGGTGAACTGGGTTTTCTTTCTCAGCATTTCGTTGGGAGCGCTGGGCTTCGTCCTGATCCAGCACCTGGCCAAGGCCGGCTGGTCGGTGGTGCTCCGGAGGATCGCCGAGGGCTTGGCGGCCAATACGTTGATCTGCGGCCTGCTGTTCGTGCCCCTCTACTTCGGGCTTCACGATCTCTATCACTGGCTCGATGCCGAAGCCGTGGCCCACGATCATATCCTGCAGCACAAGGCGGGGTATCTGAACCTGGACTTCTTCCTCGTCCGCGTGGCGCTCTACTTCATCGCCTGGGTCGGTGGGAGTCTCTTCCTGTTGCGGACATCCATCAAGCAGGACCGGACCGGTGACTATCGCTTGACCCAGCGCATGGAGAAGGTATCGGCCCCGCTGATGTTCGTCTACGCCCTGACCGTCACCCTGGCCGCTTTCGATCTGTTGATGTCCCTCGATCCCCACTGGTTCAGCACGATCTTCGGCGTGTACTTCTTCGCCGGCGGATTCCTGGCCTTTTTCGCGCTTCTGCCGGGAATCGTCTGGTGGCTGCAAGGCCGTGGCCGCCTGGAGCGGGCCATTACCCCCGAGCACTTCCAGGACATGGGCAAGTTCATGTTCGCCTTCCTCGTCTTCTGGGGTTACATCGCCTTTTCCCAGTTCATGCTGATCTGGTACGGCAACCTCCCCGAGGAGATCGGCTGGTACCTTCGCCGGGAAGCGGGGACCTGGTCCGACGTGGCGTGGTTGATCGTCGTGGGGCATTTCATGCTGCCCTTCGTGTTCCTGATGTCCAAGCACGTCAAGCGCAGGCTGCCGATCCTGGTCCTGGCCGGACTGTGGCTGCTGGCGATGCATTGGATCGAGCTTTACTGGATCGTGCTGCCGGAGATGAACCACGAGGCGGCGGAGGTGCCCTGGAGCCTGTTCGACCTGCTGTGCCTGGTAGGCATCGGCGGTTTCTACCTGGCGGGCTGGTCCCGGTTGATCGGCAAGGCGGCGCTGGTGCCTGAGAAGGATCCCCGCCTCGGCGAGTCGCTGAGTTTCGAAAATGTCTGA
- a CDS encoding SCO family protein, which translates to MKPSLPIALLALLVAGPAAAQTVKAVPDELQGVGVTEHLGRRLPADLELVDENGRRVVLGDYFDGRRPVILSLGYFRCPMLCNLIWNSLVDTLRELEWTAGQEFTILTVSIDPDETAALAAAKKENYIRSYQRPSAAAGWHFLTAEQPVITELATQVGFDYRYLREQDEFAHTAVLFMLSPEGKIVRYLYGVSQEPKTLRLALVEASEGTIGTTLDRVILYCFHYDAKERRYTPAAMALMRVMGAITIAALGSVLLVLWRVDRRRKKKMAATEAR; encoded by the coding sequence GTGAAGCCGTCGCTGCCCATCGCCTTGCTGGCGCTGCTCGTCGCGGGACCGGCGGCGGCCCAGACCGTCAAGGCGGTACCCGACGAACTCCAGGGAGTGGGCGTGACCGAGCACCTGGGCCGCAGGCTTCCCGCGGACCTGGAACTGGTCGACGAAAACGGGCGGCGGGTGGTCCTGGGCGACTACTTCGATGGCCGCCGACCGGTGATCCTCAGTCTCGGCTATTTTCGTTGCCCGATGCTCTGCAACCTGATCTGGAACAGCCTGGTCGATACGCTGCGTGAACTGGAGTGGACCGCGGGCCAGGAATTCACGATCCTGACCGTCAGCATCGATCCCGATGAAACCGCGGCCCTCGCGGCGGCCAAGAAAGAAAACTACATCCGCAGCTACCAGCGGCCTTCGGCGGCGGCGGGCTGGCATTTTCTGACCGCCGAGCAGCCGGTGATCACCGAATTGGCGACTCAAGTCGGATTCGATTACCGCTATCTCCGGGAGCAGGACGAGTTCGCCCACACGGCCGTGCTCTTCATGCTCTCGCCCGAAGGGAAGATCGTACGCTATCTCTATGGAGTCTCGCAGGAGCCCAAGACCCTTCGCCTGGCCCTGGTCGAGGCCTCGGAGGGTACGATCGGTACGACTCTCGATCGGGTGATTCTCTACTGCTTTCACTACGACGCGAAGGAAAGACGCTACACCCCCGCGGCGATGGCGCTGATGCGGGTGATGGGGGCGATCACGATCGCGGCACTCGGATCGGTCCTCTTGGTGCTTTGGCGGGTTGACAGGCGCCGAAAAAAGAAGATGGCCGCGACGGAAGCACGATGA
- the coxB gene encoding cytochrome c oxidase subunit II, whose protein sequence is MMSLFDHLLGAVALAGPGDGLSLPVRAADVADSVDWTFNYIFYVSVFFFVLITALAVIFVVKFRYRGDRELGQGPSHSTALELTWTIIPSILVIVMFYSGFKGYMQMNLPQQNAYEILVNAQKWSWEFTYPNGYVDKDLHLPVDREIRLVLSSNDVIHSLFIPAFRVKKDVVPGRYNKLWFKANRPGTYTLLCAEYCGTSHSDMLAQVIVHPAGEFDQWLTLASDFIAAMPPVEAGERVFKTRGCTQCHTVDGNRGIGPTLKGVFGHEVTMKDGTRVLVDEDYIRESILNPQAKVVEGYEPVMPTFQGRIKDKEITVLIEYIKSLSSGGPEAAPEEKP, encoded by the coding sequence ATGATGAGCCTGTTCGATCACCTCCTCGGCGCGGTGGCGCTGGCGGGGCCCGGCGATGGTTTGAGCCTGCCCGTTCGGGCGGCCGACGTGGCCGACTCGGTGGATTGGACCTTCAACTACATTTTCTATGTCAGCGTTTTCTTTTTCGTGCTGATCACGGCGCTGGCGGTGATTTTCGTGGTGAAGTTCCGCTACCGCGGCGATCGCGAACTCGGCCAGGGGCCTTCCCACAGCACCGCTCTCGAGCTGACCTGGACGATCATCCCCAGCATCCTGGTGATCGTGATGTTCTACTCCGGCTTCAAGGGTTACATGCAGATGAACCTGCCGCAGCAGAACGCCTACGAGATCCTGGTCAACGCCCAGAAGTGGTCCTGGGAGTTCACCTATCCCAACGGTTATGTCGACAAGGATCTGCACCTTCCGGTCGATCGTGAAATCCGCCTCGTGCTTTCCTCCAACGACGTGATTCACAGCCTCTTCATCCCGGCCTTCCGGGTCAAGAAAGACGTCGTTCCCGGGCGCTACAACAAGCTGTGGTTCAAGGCCAATCGGCCGGGAACCTACACGCTGCTGTGCGCCGAGTACTGCGGGACCAGTCACTCGGACATGCTGGCCCAGGTGATCGTCCATCCCGCCGGTGAGTTCGATCAGTGGTTGACCCTGGCCTCGGATTTCATCGCGGCGATGCCTCCCGTGGAGGCCGGCGAGCGCGTGTTCAAGACCCGGGGCTGCACCCAGTGCCATACGGTCGATGGCAACCGGGGCATCGGACCGACTCTCAAGGGTGTCTTCGGGCACGAGGTGACGATGAAGGACGGCACCAGGGTGTTGGTCGACGAAGACTACATTCGCGAATCGATCCTCAATCCGCAGGCCAAGGTGGTCGAAGGATACGAACCGGTGATGCCTACCTTCCAGGGAAGAATCAAGGACAAAGAGATCACGGTCCTGATCGAGTACATCAAGAGCCTCAGCTCGGGCGGCCCCGAGGCGGCCCCGGAGGAGAAGCCATGA